From a region of the Thiomicrorhabdus sp. genome:
- a CDS encoding bifunctional diguanylate cyclase/phosphodiesterase, with protein MPLFNKIDSNNRKSRHVNVLNASQRLMLMQSSLGMELLDIVDNESLQCVFQPIVDIKRKRTCAFEGLVRGPFNSVLHHPLNLFKVADEQGVLYELDTFVRIASIKSFAQQAAKDEHLHLFLNISINAVMNSSHQKGVTLEALEYYGISPERVVIEITELQPVDNFEAFVTAINYYRSIGFKVAIDDLGSGYNGLRIWSEVRPDFVKIDRHFVSDIHLHDDKRMFMETLMTLANSTNTKVVAEGVETEKELEVLTQLGVDLMQGYLFKKPEEKISEDLLYEWPEKQLDNKAGKDEDTVAEIAFEHPIVKPHHLVNEVSEMFLQHAELDYFPVVGGKQVVGMIWRRDLMNLLASKFGQELHARKSVASVMDKAPIIVDSGTSLVDLSRLVTDSNEFGSRDAFIVEKKKKYLGCGNFRDLLRKITDLKVESAQFANPLSGLPGNVPIQKGLNKLLKNKQDFMVMYIDVDNFKPFNDSYSFEEGDGVIRLIADILKQVLPEELVLHGDTFIGHIGGDDFVVMGTFIEDYIGWAETILKMFKEEILHFYTQEDQLQGGIKAFDREGQARFYPLMGLSIGVLLVNPESFEHTQKLASYATKAKKGAKAAGGNTYFIVDTINDL; from the coding sequence ATGCCGCTATTTAACAAAATTGATTCTAACAATAGAAAAAGTCGACATGTAAATGTGTTGAATGCAAGTCAACGCCTTATGCTTATGCAGTCTAGCTTGGGTATGGAGTTGTTAGATATTGTTGATAATGAGTCACTGCAATGTGTGTTTCAACCGATTGTTGATATTAAAAGAAAGCGTACTTGTGCTTTTGAAGGCTTAGTTAGAGGGCCTTTTAATTCGGTGCTTCATCATCCTTTAAATTTATTTAAAGTGGCAGATGAACAGGGGGTTTTGTATGAATTAGATACCTTTGTTAGGATTGCATCCATTAAATCATTCGCTCAGCAAGCCGCAAAAGATGAACATTTGCACCTGTTTTTGAATATTTCCATTAATGCTGTGATGAATTCATCACATCAAAAAGGCGTTACGCTTGAAGCTTTGGAATATTATGGCATTTCTCCTGAAAGGGTGGTGATTGAAATCACTGAATTACAGCCCGTAGATAACTTTGAAGCCTTTGTTACCGCAATTAATTATTACCGATCTATTGGTTTTAAGGTTGCAATTGATGACTTAGGCAGTGGCTATAATGGATTACGAATATGGTCAGAAGTTCGCCCTGATTTTGTCAAAATTGACCGACATTTTGTCTCTGATATCCATTTGCATGATGATAAAAGAATGTTTATGGAAACCTTAATGACCTTAGCAAATAGTACCAATACTAAGGTAGTTGCCGAAGGAGTGGAAACAGAGAAAGAATTAGAGGTGTTAACTCAGTTAGGCGTGGATTTGATGCAGGGCTATTTGTTTAAAAAGCCAGAAGAAAAAATTAGTGAAGATTTGCTCTATGAATGGCCTGAAAAGCAGTTGGACAACAAAGCTGGAAAAGATGAAGACACCGTTGCCGAAATCGCCTTTGAACACCCCATCGTAAAACCTCATCATCTTGTTAATGAGGTTTCAGAAATGTTTTTACAACACGCAGAGTTAGATTATTTTCCTGTAGTGGGTGGTAAGCAGGTTGTTGGCATGATTTGGCGACGTGATTTAATGAATTTACTGGCCAGTAAGTTTGGTCAAGAATTGCATGCCAGAAAATCTGTGGCGAGCGTAATGGATAAAGCCCCTATTATTGTTGATTCAGGAACCTCCCTTGTTGATTTGAGTCGCTTAGTAACCGACAGTAATGAATTTGGCTCAAGAGATGCATTTATTGTAGAAAAAAAGAAAAAATATTTAGGTTGCGGTAATTTTAGAGATCTACTTAGAAAAATCACCGATTTAAAAGTGGAAAGTGCTCAGTTTGCTAATCCTTTATCGGGTTTACCAGGTAATGTGCCTATTCAAAAAGGGCTTAATAAACTGTTAAAAAACAAACAAGATTTTATGGTTATGTACATCGATGTAGATAACTTTAAGCCGTTTAATGACAGCTATAGTTTTGAAGAGGGTGATGGCGTTATCAGATTAATTGCTGATATTCTTAAACAAGTGTTACCTGAAGAACTGGTGCTACATGGCGATACTTTTATTGGACACATCGGGGGCGATGATTTTGTCGTCATGGGTACGTTTATTGAAGATTATATTGGTTGGGCAGAGACAATCTTAAAAATGTTTAAAGAAGAAATTTTGCATTTCTACACCCAAGAGGATCAGCTTCAAGGAGGGATTAAGGCATTTGATAGAGAGGGACAAGCTAGGTTTTACCCTCTGATGGGATTGTCTATAGGAGTGTTACTAGTGAACCCTGAATCATTCGAACATACTCAAAAGCTAGCTTCATATGCAACTAAAGCCAAAAAAGGTGCAAAAGCTGCAGGGGGTAATACCTATTTTATTGTTGATACAATAAATGATCTATAA